One Pirellulales bacterium DNA segment encodes these proteins:
- the rplO gene encoding 50S ribosomal protein L15 — MNIHDVNQGIRKYKNRKRIGRGPGSGHGKTSGRGHKGQGQISGWKQSVVFESGSSSPLVRRIPKRGFNNQWAREVFAVNLGSIEKLFETGEEVTIATLKAKGLANGRFDFLKILSQGNLTKKLKFYAHKYSAAAREKISQAGGEIVELPGPAPVVKNKQKS, encoded by the coding sequence ATGAATATTCACGACGTCAATCAAGGCATTCGCAAATACAAAAACCGCAAACGGATCGGTCGCGGTCCTGGTTCGGGTCATGGAAAAACCTCTGGACGCGGTCATAAGGGCCAGGGGCAAATTTCCGGCTGGAAACAATCCGTGGTCTTTGAAAGCGGCTCGAGCAGCCCCCTGGTTCGCCGTATTCCCAAACGCGGTTTTAACAACCAGTGGGCCCGCGAGGTTTTTGCCGTAAATCTGGGTTCCATCGAAAAGCTGTTTGAAACGGGCGAGGAAGTCACCATCGCCACGCTCAAGGCGAAGGGGCTGGCGAATGGCCGGTTTGACTTTTTAAAGATTTTGTCCCAAGGCAATCTGACCAAAAAGTTAAAATTCTACGCCCATAAATACAGCGCGGCGGCCCGGGAGAAGATCTCCCAGGCGGGGGGCGAGATCGTGGAGCTACCGGGACCAGCCCCAGTGGTAAAAAACAAGCAAAAATCGTAA
- the secY gene encoding preprotein translocase subunit SecY: MLEKLRVVFTIPELRNKIFLTLALLAVYRIGWQVPLPVFNQQALRDLAGQSGDGLANVMRTVAIFSATNLQGATIFGLGIMPYISASIILQLMATFYPPLEALQKEGEAGRKKINQYTRLLTVALALIQSYLILGYSSGNGSVLPEFLNDPKNLQSGMIWYWQIICVLIMTTGTVFLMWLGEQIDEYGIGNGISLLIMANILSELPGAMYNSSDRFTLELGGSGDGRYGVEYIILLLGLFYAVVLGVIMMTLGQRRIPTHSAKHVKGNKVYGGTKEYLPLKVNQSGVMPIIFASSLLLFPQFFFTSIANFFKGQGVVSSLANALNDQHSLTYMTIFVGLIFFFCFFWTAISFNPKDIADNLKNMGAFIPGHRPGTPTASYLEKVMVRITYIGAGFLALVAILPLVLGSIIDLPSQITVFYGGTSLLIAVSVAFDLVQKIDSHLVMRNYRGLLQ; the protein is encoded by the coding sequence ATGTTAGAAAAACTGCGGGTTGTCTTTACTATTCCGGAACTGCGCAACAAGATCTTTTTGACGTTGGCGCTGCTGGCCGTTTATCGGATTGGTTGGCAAGTGCCGTTGCCGGTTTTTAACCAGCAGGCTTTGCGGGATCTGGCGGGACAAAGCGGCGATGGGCTAGCCAACGTCATGCGCACCGTCGCGATCTTTAGCGCGACCAATTTGCAGGGGGCCACGATTTTTGGTCTGGGGATCATGCCGTACATTTCGGCTTCGATCATTTTACAACTGATGGCCACCTTTTATCCCCCGCTTGAGGCATTGCAAAAAGAAGGCGAAGCGGGGCGCAAGAAAATCAATCAGTACACGCGTTTATTAACCGTGGCGTTGGCCCTGATTCAAAGCTACTTGATCCTGGGCTATTCCTCGGGCAATGGCTCCGTCTTGCCGGAGTTTCTGAATGATCCCAAAAATCTGCAGAGCGGCATGATCTGGTACTGGCAAATCATCTGTGTGTTGATCATGACCACCGGAACGGTGTTTTTAATGTGGTTGGGGGAACAAATCGACGAATATGGCATCGGCAATGGAATTAGTCTGCTGATCATGGCGAACATTTTGTCGGAATTGCCCGGAGCCATGTACAACTCGAGCGACCGTTTTACGCTGGAGTTGGGTGGCTCGGGGGATGGACGCTACGGGGTAGAGTACATCATCTTGTTGCTGGGTCTATTTTACGCGGTGGTGTTGGGGGTTATCATGATGACCCTGGGCCAGCGGCGGATTCCCACGCACAGCGCCAAGCATGTCAAAGGAAACAAAGTCTACGGCGGAACCAAGGAATATCTCCCCTTAAAGGTGAATCAATCGGGGGTGATGCCGATCATCTTTGCCAGCAGTTTGTTGCTGTTTCCGCAGTTCTTCTTTACCTCGATCGCGAACTTCTTTAAAGGGCAGGGGGTGGTCAGCTCCCTGGCTAATGCCCTCAATGACCAGCATTCGCTGACCTACATGACGATCTTCGTGGGTTTGATCTTTTTCTTTTGCTTCTTTTGGACCGCGATCAGTTTTAATCCCAAGGATATCGCGGATAATTTGAAAAACATGGGGGCCTTTATCCCCGGACACCGCCCGGGGACACCCACGGCCAGTTATCTGGAAAAAGTCATGGTGCGGATCACCTATATTGGGGCGGGTTTTTTGGCGTTGGTGGCGATTTTGCCCTTGGTGTTGGGGAGCATTATTGACTTGCCGTCGCAAATCACGGTGTTTTATGGCGGGACCAGCCTGTTGATTGCGGTCAGTGTCGCGTTTGATTTGGTGCAAAAGATAGACAGCCATTTGGTGATGAGGAACTATCGCGGACTTTTGCAATAA
- a CDS encoding adenylate kinase, translating into MRVIFIGPPGAGKGTQSQRLLRYLGIPHVSTGDLLREAVRLHTPEGLLAEKYMNEGHLVPDPIMIKLVGQRLDQPDCRVGCLLDGFPRTLGQAQALDEYLLGHQIPLHVVLELRVNEEVLIQRLAGRGRVDDEPAVIRQRFHTYRERTEPLLDYYRQRGLLETINGIGTTDEVFERIRAALERHRIQPN; encoded by the coding sequence ATGAGGGTGATTTTTATCGGACCACCGGGCGCGGGCAAAGGAACGCAATCCCAGCGTTTGCTCCGCTATCTGGGAATCCCGCATGTCTCCACCGGAGATCTTCTGCGGGAGGCCGTCCGACTGCATACCCCCGAGGGGCTCCTGGCCGAAAAATACATGAACGAGGGGCATTTGGTCCCCGACCCCATCATGATCAAATTGGTGGGGCAGCGGCTGGATCAGCCTGATTGCCGGGTGGGGTGCCTGTTGGATGGATTCCCCCGCACGCTGGGCCAGGCGCAGGCCTTGGACGAATATTTGCTGGGACATCAAATTCCCCTGCATGTGGTTTTGGAATTGCGGGTGAACGAAGAAGTATTAATCCAGCGTTTGGCGGGGCGGGGTCGGGTGGATGATGAACCAGCGGTGATTCGCCAGCGATTTCACACCTATCGCGAGCGGACCGAGCCCCTTTTAGATTACTATCGACAACGGGGTTTATTAGAGACGATCAACGGCATCGGCACCACCGACGAGGTTTTTGAGCGGATTCGGGCCGCGCTCGAGCGGCACCGCATCCAGCCGAATTAA
- the map gene encoding type I methionyl aminopeptidase: MRRSTEKSTQLPSLKSARELSLMRRAGIVNWGAHQIIKRMVKPGATTLEIDQAVERYFAKHQAIPLFKGVPGKIPFPAVCCISLNDEVVHGIPKNKPLVEGDIVSIDTGCRLNGWCADSALTHAVGKVHPETQRLLDVTLGCLNLAIDLMGKKKYWGEVAEQMAIFVRSAGYSVVENFVGHGIGRGMHEEPQVPNFVNTAFRRNHDFKLEPGLVIAVEPMVNMGSKKVKAHPDQWTQTTQDGRPSAHFEHTVAITENGPWVLTAAPQPEEFAQYQLPVIE, from the coding sequence ATGCGACGCAGCACGGAAAAATCGACACAACTTCCCAGCCTCAAATCCGCGCGGGAACTTTCGCTCATGCGCCGCGCGGGAATTGTCAACTGGGGCGCGCATCAAATCATCAAACGAATGGTCAAGCCCGGCGCGACCACGCTGGAAATCGACCAGGCGGTGGAACGCTATTTTGCCAAACACCAGGCCATTCCCCTGTTTAAGGGGGTGCCGGGAAAAATTCCCTTTCCCGCCGTCTGTTGCATTTCCCTTAACGACGAGGTTGTGCACGGCATTCCTAAAAACAAGCCCCTGGTCGAGGGGGACATTGTCAGCATTGATACGGGGTGTCGGCTCAACGGTTGGTGCGCTGACTCCGCCCTGACCCACGCCGTGGGCAAAGTCCACCCCGAGACCCAACGCCTGCTGGATGTGACCCTGGGTTGCTTAAATCTGGCAATCGATCTCATGGGCAAAAAAAAGTATTGGGGCGAAGTCGCCGAGCAAATGGCCATCTTTGTCCGCTCCGCCGGCTATAGCGTGGTGGAAAATTTTGTCGGGCATGGCATTGGTCGGGGAATGCACGAAGAGCCTCAGGTTCCTAACTTTGTAAATACCGCGTTTCGCCGCAATCATGATTTCAAACTAGAGCCGGGCCTGGTCATCGCCGTGGAACCGATGGTCAATATGGGAAGCAAAAAAGTCAAAGCCCACCCGGATCAATGGACACAGACGACTCAAGATGGCCGCCCGAGCGCGCATTTTGAACATACCGTGGCCATCACCGAAAATGGTCCCTGGGTCCTCACCGCCGCCCCCCAACCGGAAGAATTTGCCCAATATCAATTACCGGTCATCGAATAA
- the rpmJ gene encoding 50S ribosomal protein L36: MKVRASIKRICDACKIVRRRGVVFVVCSNPRHKQRQG; the protein is encoded by the coding sequence ATGAAAGTTCGAGCTAGCATCAAGCGGATTTGCGACGCCTGCAAGATTGTCCGTCGCCGGGGAGTGGTGTTTGTGGTTTGCAGCAACCCCCGCCATAAGCAGCGTCAGGGTTAA
- the rpsM gene encoding 30S ribosomal protein S13, producing the protein MPRLMGVDIPADKPTVFSLQYLYGVGPVIARELCQKAGVDPQANARDMTEAEVARIATLLDKDYTVEGQLRRVTQQNVQRLKDIGCYRGTRHKRNLPVRGQRTRTNARTRKGPKKTVAGKKGVKDLK; encoded by the coding sequence ATGCCTCGTTTGATGGGTGTGGACATTCCGGCGGACAAGCCCACGGTTTTCTCGCTGCAGTATTTGTATGGCGTGGGACCGGTCATCGCGCGTGAATTATGTCAAAAAGCGGGCGTGGATCCGCAGGCAAATGCCCGGGATATGACCGAGGCGGAAGTCGCGCGAATCGCCACGTTGTTAGACAAGGATTACACGGTAGAAGGGCAACTGCGGCGGGTAACGCAGCAGAATGTCCAGCGACTAAAGGACATCGGTTGTTACCGCGGCACCCGGCACAAACGTAATTTGCCAGTTCGGGGCCAACGGACCCGTACCAACGCTCGCACCCGCAAAGGGCCAAAGAAAACCGTGGCGGGCAAGAAGGGTGTCAAGGATCTAAAGTAG
- the rpsK gene encoding 30S ribosomal protein S11 → MAKQSQASSQANKRKKIRRNVSAGIAHIKATFNNTTVTITDTKGDALCWSSAGTTGFKGSRKSTPYAGQCAAQQCAEKASKFGVKEIEVRVKGPGAGRESAITALQAAGMSIKSIEDVTPLPHNGCRPPKKRRV, encoded by the coding sequence GTGGCAAAGCAAAGTCAAGCAAGTTCGCAGGCTAATAAGCGCAAGAAAATCCGCCGCAATGTTTCCGCCGGAATTGCGCATATCAAGGCGACATTTAATAACACCACGGTGACCATTACCGATACCAAGGGGGACGCCCTGTGTTGGTCAAGCGCGGGGACCACCGGTTTTAAGGGAAGCCGCAAAAGCACTCCTTATGCCGGTCAATGCGCCGCCCAGCAATGTGCCGAAAAGGCCAGCAAATTTGGCGTGAAAGAGATTGAAGTGCGGGTGAAGGGACCGGGCGCCGGTCGTGAAAGCGCGATCACCGCGTTGCAGGCCGCCGGTATGTCGATCAAGAGTATCGAGGATGTTACCCCGCTGCCGCATAATGGCTGCCGCCCCCCGAAAAAGCGGCGGGTGTAA